A part of Capsicum annuum cultivar UCD-10X-F1 chromosome 6, UCD10Xv1.1, whole genome shotgun sequence genomic DNA contains:
- the LOC107873866 gene encoding 2-methylacyl-CoA dehydrogenase, mitochondrial isoform X1 gives MQKLFSLGSLSSAIAKNFKSQQHQRAAFSTSLLLDDTQKQFKESVAKFAQENIAPFAEKIDRTNSFPQEVNLWKLMGDFNLHGITAPEEYGGLNLGYLYHCIALEEISRASAAVAVSYGVQSNVCINQLVRNGNPEQKQKYLPKLISGDHIGALAMSEPNAGSDVVSMKCRADRVDGGYVLNGNKMWCTNGPIANTLVVYAKTDLTAGSKGITAFIIEKGMSGFSTAQKLDKLGMRGSDTCELVFENCFVPKENVLGHEGKGVYVLMSGLDSERLVLAAGPVGIMQACMDVVIPYVRQREQFGKPIGEYQLMQGKLADMYTALQSSRSYVYAVAKDCDNGKIDPKDCSGAILLAAERATQVALQAIQCLGGNGYINEYPTGRLLRDAKMYEIAAGTSEIRRLVIGRELFKHQ, from the exons ATGCAGAAATTATTTTCATTGGGGTCCTTAAGTTCTGCCATAGCCAAAAACTTCAAATCCCAACAACATCAAAGAGCTGCTTTTTCTACTTCTTTACTATTGGATGATACTCAAAAACag TTTAAAGAAAGTGTAGCAAAGTTTGCTCAGGAGAATATAGCCCCTTTTGCTGAAAAAATAGACAGAACAAACAGTTTCCCGCAG GAGGTTAACTTATGGAAATTGATGGGGGACTTTAATCTGCATGGAATTACAGCACCGG AGGAATATGGTGGTCTGAACCTTGGTTATTTGTATCACTGCATTGCATTGGAGGAAATTAGTCGTGCATCTGCTGCTGTTGCTGTTTCCTATGGTGTCCAATCCAATGTTTGCATTAACCAATTG GTGAGAAATGGAAACCCTGAGCAGAAGCAAAAATATTTGCCTAAG CTAATAAGTGGGGATCACATTGGGGCTCTAGCCATGAGTGAACCAAATG CTGGATCAGATGTTGTTAGCATGAAGTGTCGAGCAGATCGTGTGGATGGTGGCTATGTTTTAAATGGGAATAAAATGTGGTGCACAAATGGTCCTATTGCTAACACTTTG GTTGTTTATGCAAAAACAGATTTGACTGCTGGTTCAAAAGGAATTACAGCATTTATCATCGAGAAAGGAATGTCAGG ATTCTCAACTGCACAGAAGTTGGACAAATTAGGGATGCGAGGAAGTGATAC GTGTGAACTTGTATTTGAGAATTGCTTTGTTCCTAAAGAAAATGTTCTAGGCCACGAAGGAAAAG GAGTGTATGTATTGATGTCTGGACTAGATTCGGAACGACTTGTTTTAGCAGCAGGACCTGTTGGAATAATGCAAGCATGTATGGATGTTGTTATACCTTATGTTAGACAAAGGGAGCAATTTGGAAAGCCAATTGGTGAATATCAACTTATGCAA GGAAAACTTGCTGATATGTACACTGCTTTACAATCTTCAAG ATCATATGTCTATGCTGTTGCCAAGGACTGTGACAATGGAAAGATTGATCCAAAG GATTGTTCTGGGGCAATACTTCTTGCAGCTGAAAGAGCCACTCAAGTTGCTCTTCAG GCAATTCAATGTCTAGGTGGAAATGGATATATAAATGAGTACCCAACAGGACGTCTATTGAGAGATGCCAAAATGTATGAAATTGCAGCTGGAACTAGTGAAATTAGAAGACTTGTAATTGGTCGTGAGCTCTTTAAACATCAGtaa
- the LOC107873866 gene encoding 2-methylacyl-CoA dehydrogenase, mitochondrial isoform X2, producing the protein MQKLFSLGSLSSAIAKNFKSQQHQRAAFSTSLLLDDTQKQFKESVAKFAQENIAPFAEKIDRTNSFPQEVNLWKLMGDFNLHGITAPAGSDVVSMKCRADRVDGGYVLNGNKMWCTNGPIANTLVVYAKTDLTAGSKGITAFIIEKGMSGFSTAQKLDKLGMRGSDTCELVFENCFVPKENVLGHEGKGVYVLMSGLDSERLVLAAGPVGIMQACMDVVIPYVRQREQFGKPIGEYQLMQGKLADMYTALQSSRSYVYAVAKDCDNGKIDPKDCSGAILLAAERATQVALQAIQCLGGNGYINEYPTGRLLRDAKMYEIAAGTSEIRRLVIGRELFKHQ; encoded by the exons ATGCAGAAATTATTTTCATTGGGGTCCTTAAGTTCTGCCATAGCCAAAAACTTCAAATCCCAACAACATCAAAGAGCTGCTTTTTCTACTTCTTTACTATTGGATGATACTCAAAAACag TTTAAAGAAAGTGTAGCAAAGTTTGCTCAGGAGAATATAGCCCCTTTTGCTGAAAAAATAGACAGAACAAACAGTTTCCCGCAG GAGGTTAACTTATGGAAATTGATGGGGGACTTTAATCTGCATGGAATTACAGCACCGG CTGGATCAGATGTTGTTAGCATGAAGTGTCGAGCAGATCGTGTGGATGGTGGCTATGTTTTAAATGGGAATAAAATGTGGTGCACAAATGGTCCTATTGCTAACACTTTG GTTGTTTATGCAAAAACAGATTTGACTGCTGGTTCAAAAGGAATTACAGCATTTATCATCGAGAAAGGAATGTCAGG ATTCTCAACTGCACAGAAGTTGGACAAATTAGGGATGCGAGGAAGTGATAC GTGTGAACTTGTATTTGAGAATTGCTTTGTTCCTAAAGAAAATGTTCTAGGCCACGAAGGAAAAG GAGTGTATGTATTGATGTCTGGACTAGATTCGGAACGACTTGTTTTAGCAGCAGGACCTGTTGGAATAATGCAAGCATGTATGGATGTTGTTATACCTTATGTTAGACAAAGGGAGCAATTTGGAAAGCCAATTGGTGAATATCAACTTATGCAA GGAAAACTTGCTGATATGTACACTGCTTTACAATCTTCAAG ATCATATGTCTATGCTGTTGCCAAGGACTGTGACAATGGAAAGATTGATCCAAAG GATTGTTCTGGGGCAATACTTCTTGCAGCTGAAAGAGCCACTCAAGTTGCTCTTCAG GCAATTCAATGTCTAGGTGGAAATGGATATATAAATGAGTACCCAACAGGACGTCTATTGAGAGATGCCAAAATGTATGAAATTGCAGCTGGAACTAGTGAAATTAGAAGACTTGTAATTGGTCGTGAGCTCTTTAAACATCAGtaa
- the LOC107852424 gene encoding cytochrome P450 82C3 encodes MNESSGAGNNDDDDDEDLIDIMLTELDKDDFQYGYSRETIIKATMLTIVSDATHTTAVHLIWIIACLLNNKQVLEKVQEEIDTKVGRDRWVEDSDIKNLIYFQATIKEVLRLYPPSPMLVHEALDDCQVLGYHIPKGTRLFVNVWKLQKDPKFWPEPEKFLPQRFLTTKAKVDVYGKDLEFIPFGSGRRSCPGITMAMQVTYLSIARLLQAFDFETLDDGPVDMTEGPGFTAVKKTPLEVVVKPRMLPLYYGV; translated from the exons ATGAATGAGTCTTCTGGTGCTggtaataatgatgatgatgatgatgaagatttgATTGATATAATGTTGACAGAGTTGGATAAGGATGATTTCCAGTATGGTTATTCAAGGGAAACCATTATCAAAGCTACTATGTTG ACAATAGTTTCAGATGCTACACATACCACAGCTGTTCACTTGATATGGATCATAGCCTGCTTGCTAAACAATAAGCAGGTACTGGAAAAAGTCCAGGAAGAAATCGATACAAAGGTTGGTAGAGATCGTTGGGTCGAAGATTCAGACATCAAAAACTTAATATACTTTCAAGCAACGATTAAAGAAGTACTACGTTTATATCCACCATCACCTATGTTAGTTCACGAAGCCTTAGACGATTGTCAAGTACTTGGCTACCACATTCCAAAAGGCACACGTTTATTTGTTAACGTGTGGAAACTTCAAAAAGACCCGAAATTTTGGCCTGAACCGGAGAAGTTTTTACCACAGAGGTTCTTAACCACAAAGGCAAAAGTTGATGTGTACGGTAAGGATTTAGAGTTTATTCCATTTGGTTCTGGAAGACGATCATGCCCTGGGATTACTATGGCGATGCAAGTGACCTATCTTTCCATTGCACGTTTGCTTCAAGCTTTTGATTTTGAGACACTGGATGATGGGCCTGTGGATATGACTGAGGGCCCGGGTTTTACCGCCGTTAAAAAAACTCCACTGGAAGTTGTGGTAAAACCCCGTATGCTTCCTCTATATTATGGGGTTTAA